The following coding sequences are from one Bufo bufo chromosome 2, aBufBuf1.1, whole genome shotgun sequence window:
- the PLPP2 gene encoding phospholipid phosphatase 2: protein MLPGRRNVYVVLDVLCVCVASMPFIIMTLVNRPYKRGFYCDDESIRYPYRDDTITHGLMAGVTISCTVIIITSGEMYMVFSKRLYSRSECNNYVAALYKVIGTFLFGASVSQSFTDLAKYMVGRPRPNFLTVCDPDWSTVNCSGYVTEFECRGRHANVTESRLSFYSGHSSFGMYCMLFLALYIQARLCGKWARLLRPTIQFFLLSFALYVGYTRVSDYKHHWSDVLVGFLQGALVAVLTVHYVSDFFKVRPPQPCTKDPLESKPSLQLCESDQNHFGYLAGS from the exons cGTCCATGCCATTTATTATTATGACACTAGTGAACAGACCATACAAACGTGGATTCTACTGCGATGATGAGTCTATTAGATACCCTTACCGAGATGACACTATCACTCATGGTCTGATGGCTGGAGTCACTATTTCCTGCACAGTTATCATT ATTACTTCTGGTGAGATGTACATGGTGTTCTCCAAACGACTCTACTCCCGCTCTGAGTGTAACAACTATGTAGCTGCACTGTACAAAGTGATTGGAACGTTTCTGTTTGGCGCCTCAGTCAGCCAGTCCTTCACTGATCTCGCGAAGTACATGGTAGGACGTCCACGGCCCAACTTTTTGACTGTCTGCGACCCAGACTGGTCGACTGTGAACTGCTCTGGATATGTGACGGAATTTGAATGCCGTGGACGTCATGCAAACGTAACTGAGTCCAG GCTCTCATTCTACTCGGGGCACTCCTCATTTGGAATGTATTGCATGCTCTTCCTCGCA TTATACATACAGGCGCGGCTGTGTGGTAAATGGGCTCGTCTGCTGCGTCCCACCATTCAATTCTTCCTGTTGTCGTTTGCGCTATATGTTGGATATACACGAGTCTCGGATTACAAGCACCACTGGAGTGATGTTCTTGTGGGATTTTTGCAAGGTGCTCTTGTGGCTGTGCTCACT gttCACTATGTCTCAGATTTTTTCAAAGTCCGACCCCCTCAGCCATGTACTAAAGATCCTCTCGAGAGCAAACCAAGCCTCCAGCTCTGTGAGTCCGACCAAAATCACTTTGGATACCTGGCAGGATCATGA